CCATCTCCAtcccactgccagcactgccaccaTCCCCTTTGTCCCCTGCCAATGCCAGCAGGTGAAGGCTGCGTGCTCAATCCCTGCACTGGCATCCTAAGTGTGGGGCCAAGCTGTGGGCCCCGCTTTTTCCTGAGGGACAGTGGCAATGGGGTCTGCTCTCTCCACTGGAGCTGTCGTGGCAATTTCTTTTAACTGTGTCATTGCGTTGCTTAtcctcatcctcttcctcatcctctgcAAGGCCTGCAGGACCCCCTCATGCCCCAAGAAGAGCCCAGCTTCTGATATGGATGAAGCAAGGAACGAAGAGAAgtacctgctgcagccctgagctgcCTGAGGACTTGAGTACCCAGCTGTGCCAAAGGAGTCGCACCAGTGCGGATGCTGGCACTGGGACTGAGGTGCTGGACTGCGCATGATGAGTGCAGAGGGGATGCTGAGCTGCTCACAGGGGCCATGACATGGGCCACAGCCCTTCACCTGGGTGGTTTCGGTGTGGGAAGTCCCTGCAGATGCCCACAGTGATTATGGGGATAGAGAGACAGTGGCTGGGGATGTGCTACAGGGACAACCCTGCCTGTCCCAGCAGCCAGCGAGCACAGCAGGAGCCCTGCCCTCAAGGGCACCCCGTGTATGGGGACAGCCCATGGGCTCCTCCCTGGCGCTCGTGGCCCAGGCCAGTGACCACCGTGTCACGCGCCCGAGTGGGGCTGGATTGGGAATCGGAGAGGGGAGGCAGCAAGGCTGGCACAGGCATCTGTCCCTGAGCAGGCTGGCTGCCCCATGGTGCAGTGCCCCTGGTGGGACCCCCACAGCTCTGGCCCCGCTGGCCGAGCAGGGTGTTACTGGCCTGGGTGTCTGGGGGTGGCCCCAGGGTGCCGTGTGCCCCCAGCTTCAGGAGGGCTTTTGGTGCCTgtctgccccagcagccagtTTAATGAGCCACAAGAGGGTCTGCATGGCCTTTCCATTCGTCCCCAGTCTGTCTGTCAGTCCCCTCCAGCATTAGCATCAACACCAACAGGCTAACTGCCCTCCTTGATGGGTGTGCaaccctgcctgctcccagccaagGCCAGCTGGTGGGATCTGACCTGTCCACGGGCAGCAGACATGCTCTCATTggcatccccatccctgctgagAGCAGCCTGGGATGGCTTtttgctggggaggtgggagatATGGGAAGATAAGCATCTTCCCTTATCAGCATTGAAGGGTCTCCCAGCCCCATCACTCCCCAGGGACCACTGTGGCTCTGCAGGAAGGGATGCTGGTGGTCTGGTTTGTCCCCaggcctggcagctgcctgcaggtgctgtgtgttttggagggctctgccctgcccatCCTAGAGCAGAGCAATAGCTGAGGTCCCCACTGGCACAACCACTGCCATAAGGGGACAGAAAGGTGCGTTGTGCTGGGAAGGGTGCCAGCCAGGGTGCCTGCATAGGCTTGGCCAGGCCTGGCAGACCCTGTGGTTCCTCCCCATGTCAGGCATAGCTAACGCATCCCTTTGCAGCATTTTTACTAGACTAATAAACTAATAGTAGGAACGAGGCGGTGTCTCTGACCTCTGCCCAGCGCCTGAAAAATTTGGAGGAGGCGGCATGTCCTGCCAATCTGCAGGGTGAGGAAAGtctgccccagggctggtggccagTGTCCCTGCAGGACTGTGGGTGGTTTTCTGGGTGGTGGCCACAAAGAAGGGCTCATGTCTACATCCATTTGTGGTTTTTAGGTGCTGGGTGGGAAACCTGGCTGGATATTTCATGCCCACAGAATGTCTGTCTGGGCTGGGGGCATGCAGCTgtcagcagggagcagcccccagcccaggtgctAGAGACACTGGAGAGGTTCCAGGCTGTGGCTTTAAGTTACAGTGATGCTTGCAGGGGACACAGGCCGGCTGAGTGCATGGAGGAGCTCTGCCACCACCCCTGCCCAGTGGACTGAGCAGCTTTGGTCCCCAGTCCTggcagctgggcacagggctcCAGCAGTGACAGCCCATCCCTGCTCATCGGCATGCATCAAGGCCACCGTGGCTCCTGCTGTGGCAGCTAATCCCTCTGCTGAAAAGTGCTGGAGCTGTGCGAAGGCTCTGCAAACCCCAGCACACAGCCGTTCCTGCAGCTAccagctggggagaggcagccGAGCCCCGTGCTGAGCCCCGCTGCGGAGAGGGGAGCTGTGAGCATCCTGAAGCTGGTGGCTGCCAGCTACTGTGATATGCTGGCTGGAGTGATGGCACGTCCCTCTCCCACAGCCACAGAAGTCCAGGCCAGGTCCCCAGCCACCCTTTGGCTTAGGCTACCACCTCAAAATCAAGGGGGCCATGTGTGGCTGACCCCACCAAATGGCTGTAGGGCTGCAGCTCAGTGATCAGTCTCTTTGGCCACCACTCACAGTGGGACTGGCTGCCACGAAGCTGTAGCCCTGAGGCCTCCCTGTGGCTGGGG
The Falco rusticolus isolate bFalRus1 chromosome Z, bFalRus1.pri, whole genome shotgun sequence DNA segment above includes these coding regions:
- the ENHO gene encoding adropin; this encodes MGSALSTGAVVAISFNCVIALLILILFLILCKACRTPSCPKKSPASDMDEARNEEKYLLQP